In the genome of Mytilus edulis chromosome 3, xbMytEdul2.2, whole genome shotgun sequence, one region contains:
- the LOC139518175 gene encoding uncharacterized protein, which yields MTLEGSSSKTMTDVERVLTWADAKKLSEATANAVISLGFDSMEALALLEGEDLQKTKIPIGQQKLLLKSIRQSFKAETENAPKSSNGGLPACPTTEDACAPEVTDIQDGGNNNKNNPTSGLTDTCVGNVLNQLQQQQSASGVINQGIPSAGKVQELDSLVLFFQSRMFADSTKKTYMLYFRSYESFCRGLLIPMVPISKDNLARYIVFLTQRLCYNSVVNYLNIVRLLHEEAELPYPIDTHFVKGVLKGVKRVLGAEKRPKLPITPKILSGIFTTIDLNESLDITFWAACLVAFFSFFRKSNLFTPSLQEFGKIGTHTIANTFNLSITFMAET from the exons ATGACTTTGGAAGGTTCAAGCTCCAAGACCATGACAGACGTGGAACGGGTTCTAACTTGGGCAGATGCGAAAAAGCTTAGCGAGGCCACGGCAAATGCAGTAATAAGCCTAGGATTTGACTCAATGGAAGCTTTGGCGCTTTTAGAAGGCGAAGATCTTCAGAAGACCAAAATACCGATTGGACAACAGAAACTACTCCTGAAGAGCATAAGGCAGTCATTTAAAGCAGAAACTGAAAACGCGCCAAAAAGCAGTAATGGTGGACTTCCGGCATGTCCGACTACAGAAGATGCGTGCGCACCGGAAGTGACAGACATTCAAGATGGCGgcaacaataacaaaaacaatccAACATCCGGATTGACAGATACGTGTGTTGGCAATGTTTTAAATCAATTACAACAGCAGCAATCAGCATCTGGTGTCATAAATCAAG GCATTCCAAGTGCAGGGAAGGTGCAGGAGTTGGATAGCCTAGTTTTGTTTTTCCAAAGCAGGATGTTTGCAGACTCAACGAAAAAGACATATATGTTGTATTTTAGAAGTTATGAATCCTTTTGCAGAGGTTTACTAATTCCTATGGTCCCAATTAGCAAAGATAATTTGGCCAGATATATTGTTTTTCTTACACAAAGGCTTTGTTATAACTCAGTTgtcaattatttaaatattgtgcGCCTCCTGCATGAAGAGGCTGAGTTGCCTTACCCTATTGATACACATTTTGTCAAAGGTGTCTTAAAAGGGGTTAAAAGAGTTCTAGGGGCTGAAAAACGCCCAAAATTACCAATAACTCCTAAAATACTGTCTGGCATTTTTACAACTATAGACTTAAATGAAAGTTTGGATATAACTTTTTGGGCAGCTTGCTTAGtagcatttttttcctttttcaggAAATCAAACCTTTTTACACCATCTTTACAGGAATTTGGGAAAATTGGAACTCATACGATCGCCAATACCTTCAACCTGTCTATAACATTCATGGCCgaaacataa